A DNA window from Hordeum vulgare subsp. vulgare chromosome 1H, MorexV3_pseudomolecules_assembly, whole genome shotgun sequence contains the following coding sequences:
- the LOC123412735 gene encoding WAT1-related protein At5g07050-like → MAMAMQQQGGEGETLMQRCKPYVAMISLQFGYAGMNVITKVSLNHGMSHYVLVVYRHAFATLSIAPFALVLERSKVRPRMTPLVFLNIFLLALMGPVIDQNFYYAGLKYTSPTFSCAMSNMLPAMTFVMAVIFRMEKVDLKKARCLAKVAGTLVTVAGAMLMTLYKGRAVQMVWSRHAHLPAGPHQDAAAAAKDWFKGSIFLIIATLAWASLFILQGPTLTRYNAPLTLTTLICFVGTLQAIVVTLAMEHTTDVWKIGFDMNLLAAAYAGIVTSSIAYYVQGLVIQSRGPVFASAFSPLMMIVVAIMGSFILSENIYLGGIIGSVLIVAGLYSVLWGKHKENVEKKEIEATEIPVAIKGVEGNGRIMDIVELDEVELEKAQANGKAVTISMPAGAGEAPMQRVDGEN, encoded by the exons ATGGCGATGGCGATGCAGCAGCAGGGAGGCGAGGGGGAGACGCTGATGCAGCGGTGCAAGCCGTACGTGGCGATGATCTCGCTGCAGTTCGGGTACGCCGGGATGAACGTGATCACCAAGGTGTCGCTGAACCACGGCATGAGCCACTACGTGCTGGTGGTGTACCGCCACGCCTTCGCCACCCTCTCCATCGCGCCCTTCGCGCTCGTCCTGGAGCGCAGCAAGGTCCGCCCGCGGATGACCCCCCTCGTCTTCCTCAACATCTTCCTCCTCGCCCTCATGGGCCCCGTCATAGACCAGAACTTCTACTACGCGGGGCTCAAGTACACCTCCCCGACCTTCTCCTGCGCCATGAGCAACATGCTCCCCGCCATGACCTTCGTCATGGCGGTCATCTTCCGGATGGAGAAGGTGGACCTCAAGAAGGCCAGGTGCCTGGCCAAGGTGGCCGGCACGCTCGTCACCGTGGCCGGCGCCATGCTCATGACGCTCTACAAGGGCCGCGCCGTCCAGATGGTCTGGTCCAGGCACGCGCACCTCCCCGCCGGCCCGCAccaggacgccgccgccgccgccaaggaCTGGTTCAAGGGCTCCATATTCCTCATCATCGCCACCCTCGCATGGGCCTCCCTCTTCATCCTCCAG GGCCCGACGTTGACGAGGTACAACGCGCCGCTGACCCTGACGACGCTCATCTGCTtcgtgggcaccctgcaggccatCGTGGTCACCTTGGCCATGGAGCACACCACCGACGTCTGGAAGATCGGCTTCGACATgaacctcctcgccgccgcctacgCC GGTATTGTGACGTCGAGCATTGCCTACTACGTGCAAGGGCTGGTGATCCAGAGCCGGGGCCCGGTCTTCGCCTCGGCCTTCAGCCCGCTCATGATGATCGTGGTGGCCATCATGGGCTCCTTCATCCTCTCCGAGAACATCTACCTCGGAGG GATCATCGGGTCCGTCCTGATCGTGGCCGGCCTCTACTCGGTGCTCTGGGGGAAACACAAGGAGAacgtggagaagaaggagatcGAGGCGACGGAGATCCCCGTGGCGATCAAGGGCGTCGAGGGTAACGGCAGGATCATGGACATTGTGGAGCTGGACGAGGTGGAGCTGGAGAAGGCACAGGCCAACGGCAAGGCGGTCACCATCTCGATGCCCGCCGGCGCCGGCGAAGCCCCGATGCAGCGCGTCGACGGCGAGAACTGA